Within the Eucalyptus grandis isolate ANBG69807.140 chromosome 1, ASM1654582v1, whole genome shotgun sequence genome, the region CTCGACAAGGAGAACTTCGTTTGTAGGTACACAATGATTGAGGGTGACGCACTGGGCGACAAGCTTGAGTCGATTGATTATGAGGTCAAGTTTGATGCTGCCAGTGACGGAGGGTCAGTGTGCAAGATGACCAGCAAGTACAACACCAAGGAGGCATTTCAGGTTGAAGAAGAGGAGATCAAGGCTGGGAAGGAGAAGGCCATGGCCATATTCAAGGTCGTGGAGTCTTACCTCCTAGAGAACCCACAGGCCTACGCTTAGGACATGTTCCGGCGCCCTTCTCGTTAAGAATATTGTTTGTAATTCTTTGCCATGATTTAGGTTTACACATAAGAATTTGTTGAGTGTCATACAAAAGCTCTTGCTCTCAAGAAGAGCTACCATATCTTCTTTACTTTTGTCTTGTGATTTCGACAGACCGAATTTTGATCTGCAGCACTTAGAGCTCGCCAGAGTCATGAAAACCAAG harbors:
- the LOC108957953 gene encoding major strawberry allergen Fra a 1.08 gives rise to the protein MGATSITQELTCPIAAARMFKALIIEANALIPKLLPQFIKSVELVQGDGGDGSIEQVNFTEASHFKYVKHRINELDKENFVCRYTMIEGDALGDKLESIDYEVKFDAASDGGSVCKMTSKYNTKEAFQVEEEEIKAGKEKAMAIFKVVESYLLENPQAYA